A portion of the Streptomyces sp. NBC_01335 genome contains these proteins:
- the recQ gene encoding DNA helicase RecQ — MDVTEAVTGATGSGATDGGATDGGTYGSGGAGSEARQTLHRVFGYESFRGEQGAIIEHVVAGGDAVVLMPTGGGKSLCYQIPALVRPGTGVVVSPLIALMQDQVDALRALGVRAGFINSTQDFDERRSMEAQYIAGELDILYLAPERLRLDATLSLLSRGTVSVFAIDEAHCVAQWGHDFRPDYLTLSVLGERWPDVPRIALTATATDATHQEITRRLGMPDAKHFVASFDRPNIQYRIVPKSDPKKQLLTFLTEEHTGDAGIVYCLSRNSTEKTAEYLCRNGIEAVPYHAGLDAGTRAAHQSRFLREEGLVVVATIAFGMGIDKPDVRFVAHLDLPKSVEGYYQETGRAGRDGAPSTAWMAYGLQDVVQQRKLIQGGDGDEAHRRRASAHLDSMLALCETVQCRRAQLLTYFGQEPTAATCGNCDTCLVPPETWDGTVVSQKLLSTVVRLKRERNQKFGAGQIIDILLGRKTAKVIQFDHDQLSVFGIGEELAEAEWRGVVRQLLAQGLLAVEGEYGTLVLTDASATVLGREREVLLRKEPKRATERTAAKGERRAKSAAAAADLPASAVPVFEALRGWRAATAKEQGVPAYVIFHDATLREIATVHPSSLSELGGVSGLGEKKLATYGEGVLEVLAGLGASAAESTDAPAAAPAARADAPAARAAAEPAPSPAPARTAANTGDPFADAAFGWDDEEPPEYE, encoded by the coding sequence ATGGACGTGACCGAGGCCGTGACCGGGGCCACCGGCAGCGGGGCCACAGACGGCGGGGCCACAGACGGCGGGACCTACGGAAGCGGGGGCGCCGGCAGCGAGGCGCGGCAGACCCTGCACCGGGTCTTCGGGTACGAATCGTTCCGGGGCGAGCAGGGCGCGATCATCGAGCACGTGGTCGCGGGCGGCGACGCCGTCGTCCTGATGCCCACCGGCGGCGGCAAGTCCCTCTGCTACCAGATCCCCGCCCTGGTCCGCCCCGGCACCGGCGTCGTCGTCTCCCCGCTGATCGCCCTCATGCAGGACCAGGTCGACGCCCTGCGCGCCCTCGGCGTCCGGGCCGGCTTCATCAACTCCACCCAGGACTTCGACGAGCGCCGCTCCATGGAGGCGCAGTACATCGCCGGAGAGTTGGACATCCTCTACCTCGCGCCCGAACGGCTGCGCCTGGACGCCACGCTCTCGCTCCTCTCCCGGGGCACGGTCTCCGTCTTCGCGATCGACGAGGCGCACTGCGTCGCCCAGTGGGGCCACGACTTCCGCCCCGACTACCTCACGCTCTCCGTCCTCGGCGAGCGCTGGCCGGACGTCCCGCGCATCGCCCTGACGGCGACCGCGACGGACGCCACGCACCAGGAGATCACCCGCCGCCTGGGCATGCCGGACGCCAAGCACTTCGTGGCCAGCTTCGACCGGCCCAACATCCAGTACCGCATCGTCCCCAAGTCCGACCCGAAGAAGCAGCTGCTCACCTTCCTCACGGAGGAGCACACCGGGGACGCGGGCATCGTCTACTGCCTCTCCCGCAACTCCACCGAGAAGACGGCCGAGTACCTCTGCCGCAACGGCATCGAGGCCGTGCCGTACCACGCCGGCCTCGACGCGGGGACCCGCGCGGCCCACCAGTCCCGCTTCCTGCGCGAGGAGGGGCTCGTCGTCGTCGCGACGATCGCCTTCGGCATGGGCATCGACAAGCCGGACGTCCGGTTCGTCGCCCACCTCGACCTCCCCAAGTCCGTCGAGGGGTACTACCAGGAGACCGGCCGCGCCGGACGCGACGGCGCCCCCTCCACGGCGTGGATGGCGTACGGCCTCCAGGACGTCGTCCAGCAGCGCAAGCTCATCCAAGGCGGCGACGGCGACGAGGCACACCGCCGCCGCGCCTCCGCACATCTGGACTCGATGCTGGCGCTCTGCGAGACCGTCCAGTGCCGCCGGGCCCAGCTCCTCACCTACTTCGGTCAGGAACCCACCGCCGCCACCTGCGGCAACTGCGACACCTGCCTGGTCCCGCCGGAGACCTGGGACGGCACGGTCGTCTCGCAGAAGCTGCTCTCCACCGTGGTCCGGCTGAAGCGGGAGCGGAACCAGAAGTTCGGCGCCGGGCAGATCATCGACATCCTGCTGGGCCGCAAGACCGCGAAGGTCATCCAGTTCGACCACGACCAGCTCTCCGTCTTCGGCATCGGCGAGGAGCTGGCCGAGGCCGAGTGGCGCGGGGTGGTCCGCCAGCTGCTGGCCCAGGGCCTGCTCGCCGTGGAGGGGGAGTACGGCACCCTCGTGCTGACCGACGCCAGCGCCACGGTCCTCGGCCGCGAGCGCGAGGTCCTGCTGCGCAAGGAGCCCAAGCGGGCCACCGAGCGGACGGCGGCCAAGGGCGAACGCCGCGCCAAGTCGGCTGCTGCCGCCGCCGATCTGCCCGCGTCCGCCGTACCCGTCTTCGAGGCGCTGCGCGGCTGGCGCGCGGCGACGGCGAAGGAGCAGGGCGTCCCGGCGTACGTCATCTTCCACGACGCGACCCTGCGCGAGATCGCCACCGTCCACCCCTCGTCCCTCTCCGAGCTGGGCGGGGTCAGCGGCCTGGGCGAGAAGAAGCTGGCGACCTACGGCGAGGGCGTGCTGGAGGTCCTGGCGGGGCTGGGCGCCTCCGCGGCGGAGTCCACCGACGCGCCTGCGGCGGCACCCGCGGCCCGCGCGGACGCCCCCGCGGCCCGAGCCGCCGCCGAGCCCGCGCCCAGCCCGGCACCCGCGCGTACGGCGGCGAACACCGGTGACCCGTTCGCCGACGCCGCATTCGGCTGGGACGACGAGGAGCCCCCGGAGTACGAGTGA
- the nuoN gene encoding NADH-quinone oxidoreductase subunit NuoN, translating to MSATAVHSLWTVAGGVTTAAPDVKFTAPTIEYAQLSPVLIVVGAAVLGVLAEAFVPRRARYLTQVLLTVVALAAAFAAVVGLAAGGYGTTKAHIAAMGAVAVDGPALFLQGTILLASLVAVFTFAERRLDPASHGNRVDSFVAQAGSVPGSDSEKQAVRAGFTTTEVFPLVLFAIAGMLVFPAANDLLTLFVALEVFSLPLYLLCALARRKRLMSQEAAVKYFLLGAFSSAFLLFGIALLYGYAGSVSYATIASVVDGSVTEIDPALASTMGNDALLLIGGAMILMGLLFKVGAVPFHMWTPDVYQGAPTPVTGFMAAATKVAAFGALLRLLYVVLPGLTWDWRPVMWGVSIVTMLGGAIVAITQTDIKRLLAYSSIAHAGFILAGVIATTPEGISSVLFYLVAYSFVTVGAFAVVTLVRDAGGEATHLSKWAGLGRRSPLTAAVFAVFLLAFAGIPLTSGFSGKFAVFKAAADGGAGGLVVVGVISSAIAAFFYIRVIVLMFFSEPKADGPTVAVPSPLTMTTIGIGVAVTLVLGLAPQYFLDLASQAGIFVR from the coding sequence GTGAGCGCAACAGCTGTCCACAGCTTGTGGACCGTGGCGGGCGGGGTGACGACGGCCGCCCCGGACGTGAAGTTCACGGCCCCCACCATCGAGTACGCCCAACTCTCACCCGTCCTGATCGTGGTCGGCGCGGCGGTGCTCGGCGTCCTGGCGGAAGCCTTCGTGCCCCGCCGGGCCCGGTACCTCACGCAGGTCCTCCTCACCGTCGTCGCCCTGGCCGCCGCGTTCGCCGCGGTCGTCGGGCTCGCCGCCGGCGGGTACGGCACGACCAAGGCCCACATCGCGGCGATGGGCGCCGTCGCGGTGGACGGACCGGCGCTGTTCCTGCAGGGCACCATCCTGCTGGCCTCGCTGGTCGCGGTCTTCACCTTCGCCGAGCGGCGGCTCGACCCCGCCTCGCACGGCAACCGGGTCGACTCCTTCGTCGCCCAGGCCGGGTCCGTCCCGGGCAGCGACAGCGAGAAGCAGGCGGTCAGGGCCGGGTTCACCACCACCGAGGTCTTCCCGCTCGTCCTCTTCGCCATCGCGGGCATGCTGGTCTTCCCGGCCGCCAACGATCTGCTGACCCTCTTCGTCGCGCTCGAAGTCTTCTCCCTGCCGCTCTACCTCCTCTGCGCCCTCGCCCGCCGCAAGCGGCTGATGTCGCAGGAGGCCGCGGTGAAGTACTTCCTGCTCGGCGCGTTCTCGTCGGCGTTCCTCCTCTTCGGGATCGCCCTCCTCTACGGCTACGCGGGCTCCGTCTCGTACGCCACCATCGCGAGCGTCGTCGACGGCTCGGTCACCGAGATCGACCCCGCCCTCGCCTCCACCATGGGCAACGACGCGCTGCTCCTCATCGGGGGCGCGATGATCCTGATGGGGCTCCTCTTCAAGGTCGGCGCCGTGCCGTTCCACATGTGGACCCCGGACGTCTACCAGGGCGCACCGACCCCGGTCACCGGCTTCATGGCCGCCGCCACCAAGGTCGCCGCGTTCGGCGCGCTGCTCCGCCTGCTGTACGTCGTGCTCCCCGGCCTCACCTGGGACTGGCGGCCGGTCATGTGGGGCGTGTCCATCGTCACCATGCTGGGCGGCGCGATCGTCGCGATCACCCAGACCGACATCAAGCGGCTGCTCGCCTACTCCTCGATCGCCCACGCCGGGTTCATCCTCGCGGGTGTCATCGCGACCACCCCGGAGGGCATCTCCTCGGTCCTCTTCTACCTCGTCGCCTACTCCTTCGTGACGGTCGGCGCCTTCGCCGTCGTCACCCTGGTGCGCGACGCGGGCGGCGAGGCGACCCACCTGTCGAAGTGGGCCGGGCTCGGCCGGCGCTCCCCGCTGACCGCCGCCGTCTTCGCGGTGTTCCTGCTGGCCTTCGCCGGTATCCCGCTCACCTCGGGCTTCTCCGGCAAGTTCGCCGTCTTCAAGGCGGCGGCGGACGGCGGCGCGGGCGGGCTCGTGGTGGTCGGTGTGATCTCCTCGGCGATCGCCGCGTTCTTCTACATCCGAGTCATCGTCCTGATGTTCTTCAGCGAGCCGAAGGCGGACGGCCCCACGGTCGCCGTCCCGTCCCCGCTGACGATGACCACCATCGGCATCGGCGTCGCGGTCACCCTGGTGCTGGGCCTCGCCCCGCAGTACTTCCTGGACCTGGCGAGCCAGGCGGGGATCTTCGTGCGGTAG
- a CDS encoding NADH-quinone oxidoreductase subunit M codes for MSFPLLTATAALPAIGAIATAAVPAQRRTAAKWLALLVSLATLVLAAIVLVRFEPGGARYQLTESHAWIADFGVRYELGVDGIGVALLALTALLIPFVILAGWHDADPLETHNSRWRPTQGFFALILMVEAMVILSFEATDVFLFYILFEAMLIPMYFLIGGFGDRAHAGTDENAAAQRSYAAVKFLLYNLVGGLIMLAAVIGLYAVAGSFSLSEIAEARANGSLEMATSTERWLFLGFFFAFAVKAPLWPLHTWLPNAMGEATAPVAVLITAIVDKVGTFAMLRFCLQLFPEASKWATPVVLALALVSIVYGALLAVGQRDIKRLIAYASISHFGFIILGIFAMTSQGQSGATLYMVNHGISTAALMLVAGFLITRRGSRLIADYGGVQKVAPILAGTFLVGGLATLSLPGLAPFVSEFLVLVGVFSAYPVAGIIATTGIVLAALYVLVLYQRTMTGPVKATVQGMADLRVRELVVVVPLIALLLFLGVFPKPLTEIVDPAVQHTMSDVQKQDPQPEVEAAQ; via the coding sequence ATGTCCTTTCCCCTCCTGACAGCGACGGCGGCGCTCCCCGCGATCGGTGCCATCGCCACCGCCGCCGTCCCGGCCCAGCGGCGCACCGCCGCGAAATGGCTGGCGCTGCTCGTCTCGCTGGCCACCCTGGTCCTCGCGGCGATCGTGCTGGTCCGCTTCGAGCCCGGCGGCGCCCGCTACCAGCTCACCGAGTCGCACGCCTGGATCGCCGACTTCGGCGTCCGGTACGAACTCGGCGTGGACGGCATCGGAGTGGCGCTCCTCGCGCTCACCGCGCTGCTCATCCCGTTCGTGATCCTGGCCGGCTGGCACGACGCCGACCCCCTGGAGACGCACAACTCCCGGTGGCGCCCCACCCAGGGCTTCTTCGCCCTGATCCTGATGGTGGAGGCGATGGTGATCCTCTCCTTCGAGGCCACCGACGTCTTCCTCTTCTACATCCTCTTCGAAGCCATGCTCATCCCGATGTACTTCCTCATCGGCGGCTTCGGGGACCGGGCCCACGCGGGCACCGACGAGAACGCCGCGGCCCAGCGCTCGTACGCCGCCGTGAAGTTCCTCCTCTACAACCTCGTCGGCGGCCTCATCATGCTGGCCGCCGTCATCGGGCTGTACGCCGTCGCCGGGAGCTTCTCGCTCTCCGAGATCGCCGAGGCCCGCGCGAACGGCTCCCTGGAGATGGCGACCAGCACCGAGCGGTGGCTCTTCCTCGGGTTCTTCTTCGCCTTCGCGGTGAAGGCCCCGCTCTGGCCGCTGCACACCTGGCTGCCCAACGCCATGGGCGAGGCGACCGCACCCGTCGCCGTGCTGATCACCGCGATCGTCGACAAGGTCGGCACCTTCGCGATGCTCCGCTTCTGCCTCCAGCTCTTCCCGGAGGCCAGCAAGTGGGCCACCCCGGTGGTGCTCGCCCTCGCGCTGGTCTCCATCGTGTACGGCGCGCTCCTCGCGGTCGGCCAGCGCGACATCAAGCGGCTGATCGCCTACGCGTCGATCTCGCACTTCGGCTTCATCATCCTGGGCATCTTCGCGATGACCAGCCAGGGCCAGTCGGGCGCCACGCTCTACATGGTCAACCACGGCATCTCGACCGCCGCGCTGATGCTGGTCGCCGGATTCCTCATCACCCGGCGCGGCTCCCGCCTGATCGCGGACTACGGCGGAGTGCAGAAGGTCGCCCCGATCCTCGCGGGCACCTTCCTCGTCGGCGGTCTCGCCACCCTCTCGCTGCCGGGGCTCGCCCCGTTCGTCAGCGAGTTCCTGGTCCTGGTCGGGGTGTTCAGCGCCTACCCGGTGGCCGGGATCATCGCCACCACCGGCATCGTGCTCGCCGCGCTCTACGTCCTGGTCCTCTACCAGCGGACCATGACCGGCCCGGTGAAGGCCACCGTCCAGGGCATGGCGGACCTGCGGGTCCGTGAGCTGGTGGTGGTCGTACCGCTGATCGCGCTGCTGCTCTTCCTGGGCGTCTTCCCGAAGCCGCTCACGGAGATCGTCGACCCGGCGGTGCAGCACACCATGTCCGACGTACAGAAGCAGGACCCCCAGCCCGAGGTGGAGGCCGCCCAGTGA
- the nuoL gene encoding NADH-quinone oxidoreductase subunit L, which produces MENLIALLIAAPLLGAAVLLCGGRRLDRAGHWLGTLLAAVSFVLAVVLFADMLGKGAEERLLHQKLFSWIPVEGFQADVAFQLDQLSMTFVLLITSVGTLIHIYSIGYMEHDERRRRFFGYLNLFVAAMLILVLADNYLLLYVGWEGVGLASYLLIGFWQHKPSAATAAKKAFLVNRVGDMGLSIAIMLMFTTFGTFAFGPVLGATGDTSEGKLTAIGLMLLLAACGKSAQVPLQSWLGDAMEGPTPVSALIHAATMVTAGVYLVVRSGAIFNAAPDAQLVVAIVGAVTLLFGAIVGCAKDDIKKALAGSTMSQIGYMVLAAGLGPIGYVFAIMHLVTHGFFKAGLFLGAGSVMHGMNDEVDMRKFGDLRKYMPVTFITFGLGYLAIIGFPGLSGFFSKDKIIEAAFAKGGTEGWILGSVALLGAAITAFYMTRVMLMTFFGEKRWQPDADGHEPHPHESPKSMTIPMIVLAFGSVFAGGFFSIGDRFLHWLEPVTGHDHGDSPVGATTVTGATMVVLVVGVAIAWAMYGRRPVPALAPRGSLLTRAARRDLLQDDFNHVVLVRGGEHLTRSLVYVDHSLVDGVVNGTAATVGGLSGRLRKLQNGYARSYAVSMFGGTAVLIAATLLMRAV; this is translated from the coding sequence GTGGAGAACCTGATCGCGCTGCTCATCGCGGCGCCCCTGCTCGGAGCGGCCGTCCTGCTGTGCGGGGGCCGCCGTCTCGACCGGGCCGGACACTGGCTCGGCACCCTGCTCGCCGCCGTGTCGTTCGTCCTGGCCGTGGTGCTCTTCGCCGACATGCTCGGCAAGGGCGCCGAAGAACGCCTGCTGCACCAGAAGCTGTTCAGCTGGATTCCCGTGGAGGGCTTCCAGGCCGACGTCGCCTTCCAGCTCGACCAGCTGTCGATGACGTTCGTGCTGCTGATCACCAGTGTGGGCACCCTGATCCACATCTACTCGATCGGCTACATGGAGCACGACGAACGCCGTCGCCGCTTCTTCGGCTATCTCAACCTCTTCGTCGCGGCGATGCTCATCCTGGTCCTCGCCGACAACTACCTGCTGCTGTACGTCGGATGGGAGGGCGTCGGCCTCGCCTCGTACCTCCTCATCGGGTTCTGGCAGCACAAGCCCAGCGCGGCCACCGCCGCCAAGAAGGCCTTCCTGGTCAACCGGGTCGGCGACATGGGCCTCTCCATCGCGATCATGCTGATGTTCACCACCTTCGGCACCTTCGCCTTCGGGCCGGTGCTCGGAGCGACCGGCGACACCAGCGAGGGCAAGCTCACCGCGATCGGCCTGATGCTGCTGCTCGCCGCCTGCGGCAAGTCCGCGCAGGTGCCGCTCCAGTCCTGGCTCGGCGACGCGATGGAGGGCCCGACCCCGGTCTCCGCCCTCATCCACGCCGCGACCATGGTCACCGCCGGCGTCTACCTCGTCGTCCGCTCCGGTGCGATCTTCAACGCCGCCCCGGACGCGCAGCTCGTCGTCGCGATCGTCGGAGCGGTCACGCTCCTGTTCGGTGCGATCGTCGGTTGCGCCAAGGACGACATCAAGAAGGCACTGGCCGGCTCGACGATGTCGCAGATCGGCTACATGGTCCTCGCCGCGGGCCTCGGCCCCATCGGGTACGTCTTCGCGATCATGCACCTGGTGACGCACGGCTTCTTCAAGGCCGGGCTCTTCCTCGGTGCCGGTTCGGTCATGCACGGCATGAACGACGAGGTCGACATGAGGAAGTTCGGCGACCTGCGGAAGTACATGCCGGTCACCTTCATCACCTTCGGCCTCGGCTACCTCGCCATCATCGGCTTCCCCGGCCTCTCCGGCTTCTTCTCCAAGGACAAGATCATCGAGGCGGCCTTCGCCAAGGGCGGCACCGAGGGCTGGATCCTCGGCTCCGTCGCCCTGCTGGGCGCCGCGATCACCGCGTTCTACATGACGCGCGTGATGCTGATGACCTTCTTCGGCGAGAAGCGCTGGCAGCCCGACGCCGACGGCCACGAGCCGCACCCGCACGAGTCCCCGAAGTCGATGACGATCCCCATGATCGTGCTCGCCTTCGGCTCGGTCTTCGCGGGCGGCTTCTTCTCCATCGGCGACCGGTTCCTGCACTGGCTGGAGCCCGTCACCGGCCACGACCACGGGGACTCCCCGGTCGGCGCGACCACCGTCACCGGCGCCACCATGGTGGTGCTCGTCGTCGGCGTCGCCATCGCCTGGGCGATGTACGGCCGCCGGCCGGTGCCCGCCCTCGCCCCGCGCGGCTCGCTGCTCACCCGGGCCGCCCGCCGCGACCTCCTCCAGGACGACTTCAACCACGTCGTCCTGGTCCGCGGCGGCGAGCACCTCACCCGCTCCCTGGTCTACGTCGACCACTCCCTGGTCGACGGCGTCGTCAACGGCACGGCCGCCACGGTCGGCGGGCTCTCCGGCCGGCTGCGCAAACTGCAGAACGGCTACGCCCGCTCCTACGCGGTCTCGATGTTCGGCGGTACGGCGGTCCTCATCGCCGCGACCCTGCTGATGAGGGCGGTCTGA
- the nuoK gene encoding NADH-quinone oxidoreductase subunit NuoK has translation MNPVNYLYLAALLFTIGACGVLIRRNAIVVFMCVELMLNACNLAFVTFSRMHGNLDGQIIAFFTMVVAAAEVVVGLAIIVSLFRSRHSASVDDASLMKL, from the coding sequence GTGAATCCGGTCAACTACCTCTACCTGGCAGCTCTGCTGTTCACCATCGGCGCCTGCGGGGTGCTGATCCGGCGGAACGCGATCGTGGTGTTCATGTGCGTGGAGCTGATGCTCAACGCCTGCAACCTCGCCTTCGTCACCTTCTCCCGCATGCACGGCAACCTCGACGGTCAGATCATCGCGTTCTTCACGATGGTCGTCGCCGCCGCGGAAGTCGTCGTCGGGCTGGCGATCATCGTGTCGCTGTTCCGCTCCCGCCACTCGGCCTCGGTCGACGACGCCAGCCTGATGAAGCTGTGA
- a CDS encoding NADH-quinone oxidoreductase subunit J, with the protein MSALAAAASTTSTGEAVQFWILGTVALLGALFTVLMKRAVHSALSLAGTMIVLAVFYLANGAYFLGIVQVVVYTGAIMMLFLFVVMLVGVTAADSLKETLKGQRWLAAGCGLGFGVLLVAGIGNASLNSFNGLGTANAVHGGNVEGLANLIFTKYVFAFEITGALLITATVGAMVLTHKERTERAQTQREMSEARVRSNHLPPLPAPGVYARHNAVDIAGLLPDGTPSELTVMRTLRDRGQIRDVSEEALADLRALEQRSGERLGRSTALSARGASASTGSPTDRAGNGEDTQ; encoded by the coding sequence ATGAGCGCGCTGGCCGCAGCGGCCTCCACCACCTCGACCGGCGAGGCCGTCCAGTTCTGGATCCTCGGTACGGTCGCCCTGCTCGGCGCCCTCTTCACCGTCCTGATGAAGCGGGCCGTGCACAGCGCGCTCTCGCTCGCCGGGACCATGATCGTGCTGGCGGTGTTCTACCTCGCCAACGGCGCGTACTTCCTCGGCATCGTGCAGGTCGTCGTCTACACCGGCGCGATCATGATGCTCTTCCTCTTCGTCGTGATGCTCGTCGGCGTCACCGCCGCGGACTCGCTGAAGGAGACCCTCAAGGGCCAGCGCTGGCTGGCCGCCGGATGCGGTCTCGGCTTCGGGGTGCTGCTCGTCGCCGGCATCGGCAACGCCTCCCTGAACAGCTTCAACGGCCTCGGCACCGCCAACGCCGTGCACGGGGGGAACGTCGAGGGACTCGCCAACCTCATCTTCACCAAGTACGTCTTCGCGTTCGAGATCACCGGTGCCCTCCTCATCACCGCGACGGTCGGGGCGATGGTGCTCACCCACAAGGAACGCACCGAGCGCGCGCAGACCCAGCGGGAGATGTCCGAGGCCCGGGTCCGCTCGAACCACCTGCCGCCACTGCCCGCCCCCGGCGTCTACGCCCGGCACAACGCCGTGGACATCGCCGGTCTGCTGCCCGACGGCACCCCGTCCGAGCTGACCGTGATGCGCACCCTGCGCGACCGCGGACAGATCCGCGACGTCTCCGAGGAGGCGCTCGCCGACCTCAGGGCACTGGAACAGCGGTCCGGTGAGCGGCTCGGACGCTCCACCGCCCTCTCCGCCCGGGGCGCGTCAGCGTCAACGGGGAGCCCCACCGACCGCGCCGGGAACGGGGAGGACACCCAGTGA
- the nuoI gene encoding NADH-quinone oxidoreductase subunit NuoI produces MSESPEPSQGPAASNDKFQNPVAGFGVTFKAMFKKRLTEQYPETPKVTAPRFHGRHQLNRHPDGLEKCIGCELCAWACPADAIYVEGADNTDEERYSPGERYGRVYQINYARCILCGLCIEACPTRALTMTNEFELANTTRASLIYTKDELLAGLEEGMVDSPHAIFPGMDEQDYYRGLVTEAAPGAERQRAVSKGEKPDDASKVPGSEAASAASHEHDHAHAGHGHGSHGHGSHGQRGAGA; encoded by the coding sequence GTGTCTGAGTCACCAGAGCCCTCTCAGGGCCCAGCGGCTTCGAACGACAAGTTCCAGAACCCCGTGGCCGGCTTCGGCGTGACCTTCAAGGCCATGTTCAAGAAGCGGCTCACCGAGCAGTACCCGGAGACGCCGAAGGTGACGGCGCCGCGCTTCCACGGCCGTCACCAGCTCAACCGGCACCCGGACGGCCTGGAGAAGTGCATCGGCTGCGAGCTGTGCGCCTGGGCCTGTCCGGCCGACGCCATCTACGTCGAGGGCGCCGACAACACCGACGAGGAGCGGTACTCCCCGGGCGAACGGTACGGCCGCGTCTACCAGATCAACTACGCGCGCTGCATTCTCTGCGGTCTCTGCATCGAGGCGTGCCCCACCCGGGCGCTCACGATGACCAACGAGTTCGAGCTCGCCAACACCACCCGCGCCAGCCTCATCTACACCAAGGACGAGCTGCTCGCGGGGCTGGAGGAGGGCATGGTCGACAGCCCGCACGCGATCTTCCCCGGCATGGACGAACAGGACTACTACCGGGGCCTGGTGACCGAGGCCGCCCCCGGCGCCGAGCGCCAGAGGGCGGTGTCCAAGGGGGAGAAGCCCGACGACGCGTCAAAGGTGCCCGGCTCCGAAGCCGCGTCGGCCGCGTCCCACGAGCACGACCACGCCCACGCGGGCCACGGACACGGTTCGCACGGACACGGTTCGCACGGTCAGAGGGGAGCGGGCGCATGA
- the nuoH gene encoding NADH-quinone oxidoreductase subunit NuoH: MNSLAHLATAPGGVPLAAEDLSMFGTDPWWLVVVKAVFCFAFLMVTVLFAIVWERKVVAWMQLRIGPNRNGPWGLLQSLADGVKLMLKEDLIVKRADRVVYILAPIVAAIPAFMAIAVIPFGPSGNEVSIFGHRTTMQLTDLPIAMLYILAVASVGIYGIVLAGWSSGSTYPLLGGLRSCAQMISYEIAMGAAFASVFLYSGSMSTSKIVEAQADRWFIVLLPVSFIIYIVTMVGETNRAPFDMPESEGDLVGGFNTEYSSIKFAMFMLAEYVNMVTVSAVSATLFLGGWRAPYPISTFWEGANHGWWPMLWFVVKVQLLLFFFIWLRGSLPRVRYDQLMKLGWKVLIPVSVVWLMMVATVRALNNEGYDFSKIVLYVAGAVIAVLLISFLADSFRDRKGREEEAKAGPPPEFDPMAGGFPVPPLPGQTLPPVPRRTPRRERELVVSGGPDTQSDGNVSDGKEADRV; encoded by the coding sequence GTGAACAGCCTCGCTCACCTGGCCACGGCGCCCGGCGGTGTCCCGCTGGCCGCCGAGGACCTCTCGATGTTCGGCACCGACCCCTGGTGGCTGGTCGTCGTCAAGGCGGTCTTCTGCTTCGCGTTCCTGATGGTGACCGTGCTCTTCGCGATCGTCTGGGAGCGCAAGGTCGTCGCCTGGATGCAGTTGCGCATCGGCCCCAACCGGAACGGCCCCTGGGGGCTGCTCCAGTCGCTCGCCGACGGCGTCAAGCTGATGCTGAAGGAAGACCTGATCGTCAAGCGCGCCGACCGGGTCGTCTACATCCTCGCGCCGATCGTCGCGGCCATCCCGGCGTTCATGGCGATCGCCGTGATCCCGTTCGGCCCGTCCGGCAACGAGGTGTCGATCTTCGGCCACCGTACGACGATGCAGCTCACCGACCTGCCGATCGCGATGCTCTACATCCTCGCGGTCGCCTCGGTCGGCATCTACGGCATCGTCCTCGCCGGCTGGTCCTCCGGCTCGACCTACCCGCTCCTCGGCGGACTCCGGTCCTGCGCCCAGATGATCAGTTACGAGATCGCGATGGGCGCCGCGTTCGCCTCGGTCTTCCTCTACTCCGGGTCGATGTCGACCTCGAAGATCGTGGAAGCGCAAGCCGACCGCTGGTTCATCGTGCTGCTGCCGGTCTCGTTCATCATCTACATCGTCACCATGGTCGGCGAGACCAACCGCGCCCCGTTCGACATGCCGGAGTCCGAGGGCGACCTCGTCGGCGGCTTCAACACCGAGTACTCCTCCATCAAGTTCGCGATGTTCATGCTCGCCGAGTACGTGAACATGGTGACGGTCTCCGCGGTCTCCGCGACCCTCTTCCTGGGCGGCTGGCGGGCCCCGTACCCGATCAGCACCTTCTGGGAGGGCGCGAACCACGGCTGGTGGCCGATGCTCTGGTTCGTCGTCAAGGTCCAGCTGCTCCTCTTCTTCTTCATCTGGCTGCGCGGCTCGCTGCCCCGCGTCCGCTACGACCAGCTGATGAAGCTCGGCTGGAAGGTCCTCATCCCGGTCTCCGTGGTCTGGCTGATGATGGTCGCCACCGTGCGCGCCCTGAACAACGAGGGGTACGACTTCTCGAAGATCGTGCTCTACGTCGCGGGCGCCGTGATCGCGGTGCTGCTGATCTCCTTCCTCGCCGACTCCTTCCGCGACCGCAAGGGCCGCGAGGAGGAGGCGAAGGCGGGCCCGCCGCCCGAGTTCGACCCGATGGCGGGCGGGTTCCCCGTACCACCGCTGCCCGGACAGACCCTGCCGCCCGTGCCCCGGCGCACTCCGCGCCGCGAACGGGAGCTCGTTGTCAGTGGTGGCCCCGATACTCAGAGTGACGGAAACGTGAGTGACGGAAAGGAGGCCGACCGTGTCTGA